One genomic segment of Coffea arabica cultivar ET-39 chromosome 6e, Coffea Arabica ET-39 HiFi, whole genome shotgun sequence includes these proteins:
- the LOC113695950 gene encoding photosynthetic NDH subunit of subcomplex B 2, chloroplastic encodes MASILSFPLPKPSSATVIPKASSVPITSSPPPAETLDQRFGRKGIKFLESAGDVPTVELTVRNGSSVKVQIPSGHVTSYKPKVYWKDDGFEEVLYTLPANGHSFSSPAPPPSRGGIGLAFNDLSDPNSKGSLLKTSEWTVKDVDSDSIDAVQVELCSTSGSLELTYVVSLYPLCVATAVIVKNNGRKAVNLAGAILTHFRMKGRSGAGVRGLKTCSYCTLPPLSSHYEILSPSEAVKTEDPGFFSFGWEAEKKPGEWSVQGVPFTVLKHKLSRVYAAPPADRLKEFYNTTPSKYEVLDQGRELFFRFIRMGFEDIYLSSPGSVSRKYGKDYFICTGPASMLVPIVINPGEEWRGAQVIEHDNL; translated from the exons ATGGCTTCTATTCTATCCTTTCCTCTCCCAAAACCAAGCTCAGCTACTGTTATACCTAAAGCTTCTTCTGTTCCAATCACGTCGTCTCCTCCTCCTGCAGAGACTCTGGACCAGAGGTTTGGTCGCAAAGGCATTAAATTCTTGGAGTCCGCAGGAGATGTTCCGACGGTTGAGCTGACTGTGAGAAATGGCAGCTCAGTAAAAGTTCAAATACCCAGTGGTCATGTCACTTCTTATAAGCCTAAAGTTTACTGGAAAGATGATGGCTTTGAGGAAGTCCTCTACACTCTTCCAGCAAATGGGCATTCTTTCAGTTCCCCTGCTCCTCCTCCTTCCAGAGGTGGTATTGGTTTGGCATTCAATGACCTTTCCGACCCAAATTCAAAAGGGTCTCTTCTCAAAACTTCTGAATGGACCGTAAAAGATGTTGACTCTGATTCTATTGATGCTGTGCAG GTTGAACTGTGTAGCACCAGTGGAAGTCTGGAATTAACTTACGTAGTTTCACTCTATCCCTTGTGCGTGGCAACCGCAGTTATTGTGAAGAACAATGGCCGTAAAGCTGTCAACCTGGCTGGCGCCATTCTTACGCATTTCAGGATGAAGGGACGAAGTGGAGCAGGTGTGCGAGGCCTCAAGACCTGCTCTTACTGCACCCTCCCTCCTTTATCTTCGCACTATGAGATTCTATCTCCATCTGAAGCTGTTAAAACCGAGGATCCTGGcttcttctcttttggctgggaGGCCGAAAAGAAACCAGGAGAATGGAGTGTGCAAGGCGTTCCCTTCACAGTACTGAAGCATAAGCTCAGTAGAGTTTATGCTGCTCCACCAGCTGATAGATTGAAAGAGTTCTACAATACCACACCTTCAAAATATGAGGTACTTGATCAG GGCCGAGAGCTCTTCTTTAGGTTTATACGAATGGGTTTTGAAGATATATATTTGTCCAGCCCTGGTTCTGTCTCTCGGAAGTATGGGAAGGATTACTTTATATGTACGGGCCCTGCTTCAATGCTGGTTCCGATCGTCATCAACCCTGGTGAGGAGTGGAGGGGGGCACAAGTCATCGAGCACGATAATTTGTAA